A genome region from Paradevosia shaoguanensis includes the following:
- the typA gene encoding translational GTPase TypA: MSLRNIAIIAHVDHGKTTLIDVLLKQSGSFRENQRVEERVMDSNDIERERGITILAKVTSLVWKDTRINIVDTPGHADFGGEVERILSMVDGVVILVDAAEGPMPQTKFVLGKALAQGLRPIVAINKIDRTDERHLEVLEEIFDLFIALDATPEQLDFPVLYGSGRNGWMATEPGGARESMAPLLDKVVEYVPEPKVEEGPFRMLVTTIERNPFLGRVLTGRITSGTVKAGDAVHTLDRTGKEVEKARVSKVLAFRGLERTPIEVGEAGDIVAIAGLEDSTVANTICAPQVTQPVETKPIDPPTLSVTFRINDGPLAGREGDKVQSRVIRERLLREAEGNVAIRVTEGEDNDSFDVAGRGELQLAVLIENMRREGFELTIGRPKVVLREENGQKLEPIEEVIIDVDDEHSGVVVQKLTERKGELVDMRPSGVNRTRLRFFVPTRSLIGYQPELLSDTRGTAIFNRLFHEYAPYKGALPGRRTGVLISNATGVSVTYALWNLEDRGPMMIEGGVDVYEGMIIGEHNRENDLEVNPLKGKQLTNIRTTSKDEAVKLTTPKKLTLEQSLGYIADDEYVEVTPKSIRLRKIALDPNERKKLSRAKAAS; encoded by the coding sequence ATGTCCCTGCGCAATATCGCCATCATCGCCCACGTCGACCATGGCAAGACGACCCTCATTGACGTGCTGCTCAAGCAGTCCGGCTCCTTCCGCGAGAACCAGCGCGTCGAAGAACGCGTCATGGACTCCAACGATATCGAGCGCGAGCGCGGCATCACGATCCTGGCCAAGGTGACCTCCCTCGTCTGGAAGGACACCCGCATCAATATCGTGGACACGCCCGGCCACGCCGATTTCGGCGGCGAAGTCGAGCGCATCCTCTCGATGGTGGATGGCGTGGTGATCCTGGTGGACGCGGCCGAAGGCCCGATGCCCCAGACCAAGTTCGTGCTCGGCAAGGCGCTGGCCCAGGGCCTGCGGCCCATCGTGGCGATCAACAAGATCGACCGTACCGACGAGCGGCACCTCGAAGTGCTCGAGGAAATCTTCGACCTCTTCATCGCGCTCGACGCCACCCCCGAGCAGCTCGACTTCCCCGTGCTCTACGGTTCGGGCCGCAATGGCTGGATGGCTACCGAACCCGGCGGCGCCCGCGAATCCATGGCCCCGCTGCTGGACAAGGTCGTCGAATACGTGCCCGAGCCCAAGGTGGAAGAGGGCCCGTTCCGCATGCTCGTCACCACCATCGAGCGCAACCCGTTCCTCGGCCGCGTTCTCACCGGCCGCATCACCTCGGGCACGGTCAAGGCGGGCGACGCCGTCCACACGCTCGACCGGACCGGCAAGGAAGTCGAGAAGGCCCGCGTCAGTAAGGTTCTCGCCTTCCGCGGCCTTGAGCGCACCCCGATCGAGGTCGGCGAGGCCGGCGACATCGTTGCTATTGCAGGCCTTGAGGATTCGACCGTCGCCAACACCATCTGCGCCCCGCAGGTTACCCAGCCGGTCGAGACCAAGCCGATCGACCCGCCGACCCTCTCGGTCACCTTCCGCATCAATGACGGCCCGCTGGCCGGCCGCGAAGGCGACAAGGTGCAGTCCCGCGTCATCCGCGAGCGCCTGCTGCGCGAAGCCGAAGGCAATGTCGCCATCCGCGTGACCGAAGGCGAGGACAACGATTCGTTCGACGTCGCCGGCCGCGGCGAACTCCAGCTCGCCGTTCTCATCGAGAACATGCGCCGCGAAGGGTTCGAGCTCACCATCGGTCGCCCGAAGGTCGTGCTGCGCGAGGAGAACGGCCAGAAGCTCGAGCCGATCGAGGAAGTCATCATCGACGTCGATGACGAGCATTCCGGCGTCGTCGTCCAGAAGCTCACCGAGCGCAAGGGCGAGCTGGTGGACATGCGCCCCTCGGGCGTCAACCGCACCCGCCTGCGCTTCTTCGTGCCGACCCGCTCGCTCATCGGCTACCAGCCCGAACTGCTGTCGGACACCCGTGGCACCGCGATCTTCAACCGCCTCTTCCACGAATACGCTCCCTACAAGGGCGCGCTGCCGGGTCGCCGCACGGGCGTGCTGATCTCGAACGCCACCGGCGTTTCGGTGACCTATGCGCTCTGGAACCTGGAAGACCGTGGCCCGATGATGATCGAGGGCGGCGTCGACGTCTACGAAGGCATGATCATCGGCGAGCACAACCGGGAAAACGACCTGGAAGTGAACCCGCTCAAGGGCAAGCAGCTGACCAACATCCGCACCACGTCCAAGGACGAGGCGGTCAAACTTACGACACCGAAGAAGCTCACTCTCGAACAGTCGCTCGGCTATATCGCCGACGACGAATATGTCGAGGTGACGCCCAAGTCGATCCGCCTGCGCAAGATCGCCCTCGACCCCAACGAGCGCAAGAAGCTGTCGCGCGCCAAGGCCGCCAGCTAA
- a CDS encoding putative bifunctional diguanylate cyclase/phosphodiesterase, whose amino-acid sequence MQAGLGDQQAGEAGGLLLDAALESIPYGFCVWSPKFRLVMWNRHYLDIYGFSAKAIRKGMTLEEIVELSARLGNHPGQGVSEFYEAYTHQLLANRSGARAKERETLAGGRTVESAHVFAPGLGWVVTHEDVTEELEKNEIVQRRRRELERQNIRLDAAVNNISQGLCMYDPKGRLVICNQPYQRIYNLPEDYLRPGTQLEDILGWLFDQGMSAMEDREGYIQWRRDVIAKGEYGKNIHELYGRTIMMQHHPMKDGGWVSTHEDITEQRQTEARIRHLARHDALTDLPNRIQFLEEMASLESGLKRGEKAAVLCIDLDHFKAVNDTLGHAIGDEVLKQVSARLWGTTRETDILARLGGDEFSLLLRPVEHPADAARVAERIVKVIAAPFQIQGHHILIGASVGIAMAPGDGALTDTLMKNADLACYKAKSEGRSAYHFFEPGMDADLQKRRTIEQGLRVALSRDELRLVFQPLVGLKENRVTCFEALLRWDHAELGTISPAEFIPIAEETGLIVQIGEWVLRQACRAAATWPSGIRVAVNLSPIQFKNRKLGETVRAVLAETGLPATRLELEITESLLLADNESTLKTLHELRALGVRISMDDFGTGYSSLSYLRSFPFDKIKIDRSFMRDLDGRSDSLAIIKAVIGLGHSLGMSTTAEGVETEEQLKAVRDQGCNEVQGFLFSPPIEASAIRKLLATEADRLGAMRKAS is encoded by the coding sequence ATGCAGGCGGGTTTGGGGGACCAGCAGGCAGGGGAGGCCGGCGGGCTTTTGCTCGATGCGGCCCTCGAAAGCATTCCATATGGCTTCTGTGTCTGGAGTCCGAAGTTCCGCCTCGTGATGTGGAACCGGCACTACCTGGACATCTATGGCTTCTCGGCCAAGGCCATCCGCAAGGGCATGACGCTGGAGGAGATCGTCGAGCTCTCCGCGCGCCTGGGCAACCACCCGGGACAGGGCGTTTCCGAGTTCTACGAAGCCTATACCCATCAATTGCTGGCCAATCGCAGCGGCGCCCGCGCCAAGGAGCGCGAGACGCTGGCCGGCGGCCGCACGGTCGAGAGCGCCCATGTCTTCGCGCCCGGCCTCGGTTGGGTGGTGACGCACGAGGACGTGACCGAAGAGCTTGAAAAGAACGAGATCGTCCAGCGTCGCCGCCGCGAACTCGAACGGCAGAACATCCGGCTGGACGCGGCGGTCAACAATATCTCGCAGGGCCTTTGCATGTACGACCCCAAGGGTCGGCTCGTCATCTGCAACCAGCCCTACCAGCGCATCTACAACCTGCCCGAGGACTATCTGCGCCCAGGCACGCAGCTCGAGGACATCCTCGGCTGGCTGTTCGACCAGGGCATGAGCGCGATGGAAGATCGCGAGGGCTATATCCAGTGGCGCCGCGACGTCATCGCCAAGGGCGAATACGGCAAGAACATCCACGAGCTCTACGGCCGCACCATCATGATGCAGCACCATCCCATGAAGGATGGCGGCTGGGTCTCGACCCACGAGGACATAACCGAGCAGCGCCAGACCGAGGCACGCATCCGCCACCTGGCGCGCCATGACGCGCTGACGGACCTGCCCAACCGCATCCAGTTCCTCGAGGAGATGGCTTCGCTCGAAAGCGGGCTCAAGCGCGGCGAGAAGGCGGCCGTGCTCTGCATCGACCTCGACCACTTCAAGGCAGTCAACGATACCCTGGGCCACGCCATCGGCGACGAGGTCCTAAAGCAGGTCTCCGCCCGCCTCTGGGGCACGACGCGCGAGACCGATATCCTCGCCCGGCTCGGGGGAGACGAATTCTCCCTGCTGCTGCGCCCGGTCGAGCATCCGGCCGATGCGGCGCGGGTGGCCGAGCGCATCGTCAAGGTGATCGCGGCACCCTTCCAGATCCAGGGCCACCATATCCTTATCGGCGCCAGCGTCGGCATCGCCATGGCGCCCGGCGATGGCGCCCTGACCGATACGCTGATGAAGAATGCCGATCTCGCCTGCTACAAGGCCAAGAGCGAGGGCCGCTCGGCCTATCACTTCTTCGAGCCCGGCATGGATGCCGACCTCCAGAAGCGCCGCACGATCGAGCAGGGCCTGCGTGTGGCGCTGTCGCGCGACGAGCTGCGTCTCGTGTTCCAGCCGCTGGTCGGCCTCAAGGAAAACCGCGTCACGTGCTTCGAGGCGCTGCTGCGCTGGGACCACGCCGAGCTCGGCACCATCTCGCCGGCCGAGTTCATTCCCATCGCCGAGGAGACCGGCCTCATCGTCCAGATCGGGGAATGGGTGCTGCGCCAGGCCTGCCGCGCCGCCGCCACCTGGCCGTCCGGTATCCGGGTGGCGGTCAATCTCTCGCCCATCCAGTTTAAGAACCGCAAGCTCGGGGAAACGGTCCGTGCGGTTCTCGCCGAAACCGGCCTGCCGGCGACCCGGCTCGAACTCGAAATCACGGAATCGCTGCTCCTGGCCGACAACGAATCCACGCTCAAGACCCTCCACGAACTGCGCGCCTTGGGCGTGCGCATCTCGATGGACGATTTCGGCACCGGCTATTCCTCGCTCTCCTACCTGCGCTCCTTCCCCTTCGACAAGATCAAGATCGACCGCTCCTTCATGCGCGACCTCGACGGGCGCAGCGATAGCCTAGCCATCATCAAGGCGGTGATCGGGCTGGGGCATTCGCTCGGCATGTCGACCACCGCCGAAGGGGTCGAAACCGAGGAGCAGTTGAAGGCCGTGCGCGACCAGGGTTGCAACGAAGTGCAGGGCTTCCTGTTCAGCCCGCCCATCGAAGCGAGCGCCATCCGCAAGCTTCTCGCCACGGAAGCCGACCGCCTCGGGGCCATGCGCAAGGCGTCCTGA
- a CDS encoding argininosuccinate synthase produces the protein MANDIKKVVLAYSGGLDTSIILKWLQETYNCEVVTFTADLGQGEELEPARKKAEMFGIKDIRIEDLREEFVRDFVFPMFRANTVYEGQYLLGTSIARPLIAKRLVEIAQETGADAISHGATGKGNDQVRFELTANALDPSIKVIAPWREWDLRSRTALLNYAEKNQIPIAKDKRGEAPFSVDANLLHTSSEGMVLEDPAIPAPDYVAQRTVDPEKAPNEPEIITIGFEKGDPVSVNGVKLSPAALLTKLNELGGKHGVGRLDLVENRFVGMKSRGLYETPGGTILLAAHRGIESITLDRGEAHLKDELMPKYAELIYNGFWFAPEREMLQAAIDHTQRYVTGEVTVKLYKGSANVIARSSPNSLYSMDLVTFEEGAVAYDHKDAAGFIRLNGLRLKTWAARNKKAGN, from the coding sequence ATGGCCAATGACATCAAGAAAGTCGTGCTTGCCTATTCGGGCGGCCTCGACACCTCCATCATCCTCAAATGGCTGCAGGAAACCTACAATTGCGAAGTGGTGACCTTCACCGCTGACCTCGGCCAGGGCGAAGAGCTCGAGCCGGCGCGCAAGAAGGCCGAGATGTTCGGCATCAAGGATATCCGCATCGAGGACCTGCGCGAGGAATTCGTGCGCGACTTCGTCTTCCCGATGTTCCGCGCCAATACCGTCTATGAAGGCCAGTACCTGCTCGGCACCTCGATCGCCCGGCCGCTGATCGCCAAGCGCCTCGTCGAGATCGCCCAGGAAACCGGCGCCGACGCCATTTCCCACGGCGCCACCGGCAAGGGCAACGACCAGGTCCGGTTCGAGCTGACCGCCAATGCGCTCGATCCCTCGATCAAGGTCATCGCGCCCTGGCGCGAATGGGATTTGCGCTCGCGTACGGCGCTGCTCAACTATGCCGAGAAGAACCAGATCCCGATCGCCAAGGACAAGCGCGGCGAGGCCCCGTTCTCCGTCGACGCCAACCTGCTGCACACCTCGTCCGAAGGCATGGTGCTGGAAGACCCGGCCATCCCGGCGCCCGACTATGTCGCCCAGCGCACGGTCGATCCCGAAAAGGCCCCGAACGAGCCCGAGATCATCACCATCGGCTTCGAGAAGGGCGACCCGGTCTCGGTCAATGGCGTGAAGCTCTCCCCCGCTGCCTTGCTCACCAAGCTCAACGAGCTGGGCGGCAAGCATGGTGTCGGCCGGCTCGACCTCGTCGAGAACCGTTTCGTCGGCATGAAGTCGCGCGGCCTCTACGAGACCCCGGGCGGCACCATCCTGCTGGCGGCGCACCGCGGCATCGAATCCATCACGCTCGACCGCGGCGAGGCGCATCTCAAGGATGAGCTGATGCCCAAATATGCCGAGCTCATCTACAACGGCTTCTGGTTCGCCCCCGAGCGCGAAATGCTCCAGGCCGCGATCGACCACACCCAGCGCTACGTCACCGGTGAAGTGACGGTGAAGCTCTACAAGGGCTCGGCCAACGTCATCGCGCGCTCCTCGCCCAATTCGCTCTACTCGATGGACCTCGTGACCTTCGAGGAAGGCGCCGTGGCCTATGACCACAAGGATGCTGCCGGCTTCATCCGCCTCAACGGCCTGCGCCTCAAGACCTGGGCCGCTCGCAACAAGAAGGCCGGCAATTAA
- a CDS encoding Lrp/AsnC family transcriptional regulator, which translates to MPDSLDAIDRRILKALQRNARMSNVELANEVGLSPSPCLRRVRLLEESGVIDQYVAVLNGAKVGIGLTVFVRVWFKTQDAAVTHQFAETVRNFPEVVECYLTTGECDAIMRVVTADLHAYWRFQADYLTRIPSVQSVKTDVPMETIKRSYELPLG; encoded by the coding sequence ATGCCAGATTCGCTCGATGCCATCGATCGCCGCATCCTCAAAGCATTGCAGCGCAACGCGCGCATGTCCAATGTCGAGTTGGCCAACGAGGTCGGCCTCTCGCCCTCGCCGTGCCTCAGGCGGGTGCGCCTGCTCGAGGAATCTGGGGTCATCGACCAATATGTGGCGGTGCTCAACGGCGCCAAGGTCGGCATTGGTCTCACCGTCTTCGTGCGGGTGTGGTTCAAGACCCAGGATGCAGCCGTGACCCATCAGTTCGCCGAGACGGTGCGCAACTTCCCCGAAGTGGTCGAGTGCTACCTCACCACTGGCGAATGCGACGCAATCATGCGAGTGGTAACCGCAGATCTTCATGCCTATTGGCGCTTCCAGGCCGACTATCTCACCCGTATTCCAAGCGTGCAGAGCGTCAAGACCGACGTGCCGATGGAAACCATCAAGCGAAGCTACGAGCTGCCTCTGGGTTGA
- a CDS encoding LysE family translocator has translation MPPFLPDPSVILAFALATIVLAITPGPDMALQLSRAINYGRAHGVAAMFGAMTGILVHTTLVAFGISVLIIAAPPLFLALKIVGALYLLWLAYQAIVHGGGLRIAEAAKKPPTVWQSFMTGIGINLLNPKVVLFFVTFLPQFVDAHDPAATGKLFFLGGEFVLLSIPLGLLTVLMADWLAAAFKRTKWVERALNWSFAAIFTAFAATILTAQARHG, from the coding sequence ATGCCCCCATTCCTTCCCGATCCCTCGGTGATCCTGGCCTTTGCGCTGGCAACGATCGTGCTGGCCATCACGCCCGGCCCCGACATGGCCCTGCAATTGAGCCGCGCCATCAATTACGGCCGCGCCCATGGCGTGGCGGCGATGTTCGGCGCCATGACTGGAATTCTCGTGCACACGACGCTCGTCGCCTTCGGCATTTCCGTCCTCATCATCGCCGCCCCGCCGCTGTTCCTGGCGCTCAAGATCGTGGGCGCGCTTTATCTCCTCTGGCTCGCCTATCAGGCCATCGTCCATGGCGGCGGGCTGCGCATCGCCGAGGCTGCCAAGAAACCGCCGACGGTCTGGCAGAGCTTCATGACCGGCATCGGCATCAATCTGCTCAACCCCAAGGTCGTGCTGTTCTTCGTGACCTTCCTGCCCCAGTTCGTGGATGCCCACGATCCGGCGGCGACCGGCAAGCTCTTCTTCCTCGGCGGCGAATTCGTGCTGCTCTCGATCCCGCTGGGGCTCCTCACCGTGCTCATGGCCGATTGGCTCGCCGCGGCCTTCAAGCGTACCAAGTGGGTCGAGCGCGCGCTCAACTGGTCGTTCGCCGCCATCTTCACGGCCTTCGCGGCCACCATTCTCACCGCACAGGCGCGCCACGGATGA
- a CDS encoding 23S rRNA (adenine(2030)-N(6))-methyltransferase RlmJ: MNYRHAFHAGNFADVVKHLILTRILAYLALKPAAYRVLDTHSGVGLYDLRGEKASKTGEWEEGIKRVFDRPLEGEAANLAAPYLDIVRSFNPNGGLRYYPGSPFITRRMLREQDRLFALELHPRDVMALKENFAGDIQVRVTELDGWAALGTHLPPKEKRGLVLIDPPFEEPNEYPRMVSALEKAHKRFPNGVFALWYPIKDPRDAERFAADLKATGIPKILRTELTIRAASTPPRLHGTGMVIVNPPYTLESELKVLFPALAGLLADEGRGRYRIDWLVGE; this comes from the coding sequence ATGAATTATCGCCACGCCTTCCATGCCGGCAATTTCGCCGACGTGGTCAAGCACCTGATCCTCACCCGCATCCTGGCCTACCTGGCCCTGAAGCCGGCCGCCTACCGCGTGCTCGATACCCATTCGGGCGTTGGTCTCTACGACCTGCGGGGCGAGAAGGCCTCCAAGACTGGTGAGTGGGAGGAAGGGATCAAGCGCGTTTTCGACCGACCGCTCGAAGGCGAGGCGGCGAATCTGGCCGCGCCCTACCTCGATATCGTGCGCAGCTTCAATCCGAATGGCGGGCTGCGCTACTACCCGGGCTCGCCCTTCATCACCCGCCGAATGCTGCGTGAGCAGGACCGGCTCTTCGCCCTCGAACTCCATCCGCGTGACGTCATGGCGCTCAAGGAGAATTTCGCCGGTGACATCCAGGTGCGTGTCACCGAACTCGACGGCTGGGCGGCTCTGGGCACGCATCTGCCGCCCAAGGAAAAGCGCGGCCTGGTGCTCATCGACCCGCCCTTCGAGGAGCCCAACGAATACCCGCGCATGGTCAGCGCCCTCGAAAAGGCCCACAAGCGCTTTCCCAACGGGGTCTTCGCGCTCTGGTATCCGATCAAGGACCCGCGCGATGCCGAACGCTTCGCCGCCGATCTCAAGGCCACCGGCATCCCGAAGATCCTGCGCACGGAACTGACCATCCGCGCCGCCTCGACGCCGCCGCGCCTTCACGGCACCGGCATGGTGATCGTCAACCCACCCTATACGCTTGAAAGCGAACTCAAGGTGCTGTTTCCGGCGCTGGCCGGGCTGCTGGCGGACGAGGGCAGGGGACGCTATCGTATCGACTGGCTGGTGGGGGAATAG
- a CDS encoding GNAT family N-acetyltransferase: MTTTVSKKLDFRPVTAINAADFEALFMAPGGPKFCWCMVWRATAAEGRGRNTSSEKRHGQMSGRIAGGMPVGLLAYDAGLPVAWVSIAPKATYQRLKGPDPSPGEVVWSLACMFARRQWRGQGIAHQLIAAAVAHARSEGANVVEAYPVAPDAPSYRFMGFVPAFERAGFEAAGMAGKRRHVMRLSMGR; this comes from the coding sequence ATGACCACGACCGTTTCCAAAAAGCTCGACTTCCGCCCCGTCACCGCCATCAATGCCGCCGATTTCGAGGCGCTGTTCATGGCGCCCGGCGGTCCCAAATTCTGCTGGTGCATGGTCTGGCGCGCTACCGCGGCAGAGGGGCGCGGGCGGAACACGTCGAGCGAGAAGCGCCATGGCCAGATGTCGGGGCGCATTGCCGGCGGTATGCCGGTTGGCCTCCTCGCCTACGACGCAGGCCTGCCGGTCGCCTGGGTATCGATCGCGCCCAAGGCGACCTATCAGCGCCTCAAGGGCCCAGATCCCTCGCCGGGCGAAGTCGTGTGGTCATTGGCCTGCATGTTCGCGCGGCGGCAATGGCGCGGGCAGGGCATCGCCCACCAGCTCATCGCCGCCGCCGTCGCCCATGCCCGCTCCGAGGGTGCCAATGTGGTCGAGGCCTATCCGGTGGCGCCCGACGCACCGTCCTATCGGTTCATGGGTTTCGTCCCGGCTTTCGAACGAGCCGGGTTCGAGGCCGCCGGCATGGCCGGCAAGCGGCGTCACGTCATGCGATTGAGCATGGGCCGTTAA
- the purU gene encoding formyltetrahydrofolate deformylase, with the protein MPASNFILTLSCEDRPGIVAAVTTELAALNANIAESNQFWDRETGRFFMRLAFTAPDGEAREAIDKALKPAIERFGMRTELIDQSQKKKILVMVSKFDHALLHLLYQIRVGWLDAEVVAIISNHEDSRKTAEYEGIPYHVLPVSKDNKAAQEEEVLKLFKETGADLVVLARYMQILSDKLSTRLYGQVINIHHSFLPSFKGAKPYHQAHERGVKIIGATAHYVTPDLDEGPIIEQEIERVNHAMSPDDLIATGRDVESRVLARAVKLHLESRVMLNGRKTVVFG; encoded by the coding sequence ATGCCGGCCAGCAATTTCATCCTCACCCTCTCCTGCGAGGACCGGCCGGGTATCGTGGCGGCGGTCACGACCGAACTCGCCGCCCTCAATGCCAATATCGCCGAATCCAACCAGTTCTGGGATCGCGAGACCGGGCGCTTCTTCATGCGTCTGGCGTTCACTGCGCCAGATGGCGAGGCGCGCGAGGCAATCGACAAGGCGCTCAAGCCGGCCATCGAGCGCTTCGGCATGCGGACCGAACTGATCGACCAGAGCCAGAAGAAGAAAATCCTGGTCATGGTCTCCAAGTTCGACCATGCGCTGCTGCACCTGCTCTACCAGATCCGGGTCGGCTGGCTGGATGCCGAGGTGGTGGCCATCATCTCCAACCACGAGGATTCGCGCAAGACCGCAGAATACGAAGGCATTCCCTATCACGTGCTGCCGGTCAGCAAGGACAACAAGGCCGCCCAGGAAGAGGAAGTCCTAAAACTCTTCAAGGAAACGGGGGCAGATCTCGTCGTGCTGGCGCGCTACATGCAGATCCTTTCGGACAAGCTCTCGACGCGACTCTATGGGCAGGTGATCAATATCCACCACTCGTTCCTGCCCAGCTTCAAGGGCGCAAAGCCCTATCACCAGGCCCATGAGCGCGGGGTCAAGATCATCGGGGCGACGGCGCATTACGTGACGCCGGACCTGGATGAAGGTCCGATCATCGAGCAGGAAATCGAACGCGTGAACCACGCCATGAGCCCGGACGACCTGATTGCGACGGGACGTGACGTCGAGAGCCGGGTGCTGGCGCGGGCGGTGAAACTGCACCTCGAGAGCCGGGTCATGCTCAATGGGCGCAAGACGGTGGTGTTCGGGTAG
- a CDS encoding GAF domain-containing protein, producing the protein MFQPAPAADAFASKSELYAELALQLTGLFTGERDRIANAANMSALIFAMLPDLNWAGFYFLNAAGDELVVGPFQGKPACVRIAIGRGVCGTSVAEKRSIVVPDVFAFPGHIACDAASRSELVVPLLKDGKVIGVLDLDSPNPGRFDEEDRAGLEKAAAIFLDASDF; encoded by the coding sequence ATGTTCCAACCCGCTCCCGCCGCCGATGCCTTTGCCAGCAAATCCGAGCTCTACGCCGAACTCGCGCTGCAACTCACTGGCCTCTTCACCGGCGAGCGCGACAGGATCGCCAATGCCGCCAACATGTCGGCGCTGATCTTCGCCATGCTGCCCGATCTCAACTGGGCCGGGTTCTACTTCCTCAACGCGGCGGGCGACGAGCTGGTCGTCGGGCCCTTCCAGGGCAAGCCGGCCTGCGTGCGCATCGCCATCGGGCGCGGCGTCTGCGGCACCTCGGTGGCCGAAAAGCGCTCCATCGTCGTCCCCGACGTTTTCGCCTTCCCCGGCCACATCGCCTGCGACGCCGCCTCGCGCTCCGAACTGGTGGTGCCGCTGCTTAAGGACGGCAAGGTCATCGGCGTTCTCGACCTCGACAGCCCCAATCCGGGCCGGTTTGATGAAGAAGATCGCGCCGGGCTGGAGAAGGCCGCGGCGATTTTCTTGGACGCCAGCGACTTCTAG
- the iolB gene encoding 5-deoxy-glucuronate isomerase, with amino-acid sequence MPNLKVRPKGTSGRVVSVTPESAGWTYVGFELFKLKPGETASEKTGTREVCLVLVSGRAKISGGGEDFGEIGERMSPFEGAPYAVYVPAGAEWSVEATTELELAVCSAPGAGGTLPARLIPPGTNPQITRGTGTNTRYVTNILPETDPADSLLVVEVITPGGHTSSYPPHKHDTDNLPHESFLEETYYHRLNPPQGFGFQRVYTDDRSLDEAMVVEDGDVTLVPKGYHPVAATHGYDLYYLNVMAGPKRTWKFYNAPEHEWLVK; translated from the coding sequence ATGCCAAACCTAAAAGTTAGGCCGAAGGGGACTTCCGGCCGCGTGGTGTCGGTGACGCCGGAAAGCGCGGGCTGGACCTATGTCGGGTTCGAGCTTTTCAAGCTCAAACCCGGCGAGACGGCGAGCGAGAAGACCGGCACCCGCGAGGTTTGCCTCGTGCTGGTTTCGGGCCGGGCGAAAATCTCGGGCGGCGGCGAAGATTTCGGCGAGATCGGCGAGCGCATGTCGCCCTTCGAGGGCGCACCCTATGCGGTCTATGTGCCGGCCGGGGCCGAGTGGAGCGTCGAGGCGACGACGGAGCTGGAACTGGCCGTGTGCTCGGCGCCGGGCGCCGGCGGCACGCTGCCGGCCCGACTGATCCCGCCGGGGACCAATCCGCAGATCACGCGCGGCACCGGCACCAATACCCGCTACGTGACCAATATCCTGCCTGAGACCGACCCGGCGGACTCTCTGTTGGTGGTGGAAGTGATTACGCCGGGCGGCCATACGTCGAGCTATCCGCCGCACAAGCACGATACCGACAACCTGCCGCACGAAAGCTTTCTGGAAGAGACCTACTACCACCGGCTCAACCCGCCGCAGGGTTTCGGGTTTCAGCGGGTCTATACCGATGACCGCAGCCTCGATGAGGCGATGGTGGTGGAAGACGGCGACGTGACGCTGGTGCCCAAGGGCTATCATCCGGTGGCGGCGACGCACGGGTATGATCTTTATTACCTCAACGTTATGGCCGGGCCGAAGCGCACGTGGAAATTCTACAATGCGCCTGAGCATGAGTGGCTGGTGAAGTAG